In Priestia megaterium NBRC 15308 = ATCC 14581, the following proteins share a genomic window:
- a CDS encoding TVP38/TMEM64 family protein, with translation MDFETLKHYLTLDGVLELLKQYQSFGIIPGLLLPILEAFIPILPLFAFVMANAAAFGLWLGFLISWVGSCVGSLLVFLIFRKYGQARFLHFISRHAQIRKIMIWVERHGFGPLFIMLCFPFTPSSAINVVAGLSRVSMAQFMLAVLAGKMVMIFMMSFIGADFVSFVKQPLKAVLVLVIIFVLWLVGKQIERRLNEKSKVKQYDK, from the coding sequence ATGGATTTTGAAACATTAAAGCATTATTTGACATTAGACGGCGTCCTCGAGTTATTAAAACAATATCAATCATTTGGAATCATTCCAGGGCTGCTGTTGCCTATTTTAGAAGCGTTCATCCCCATCTTGCCGCTTTTTGCGTTTGTAATGGCCAATGCTGCTGCTTTTGGCTTATGGTTAGGTTTTTTAATTTCATGGGTTGGCAGCTGCGTTGGATCACTGCTTGTCTTTTTGATTTTTAGAAAATATGGACAGGCGAGGTTTTTACATTTCATCAGCCGGCATGCGCAAATTCGAAAGATTATGATTTGGGTAGAAAGACACGGGTTCGGACCGCTGTTTATTATGCTTTGTTTCCCTTTTACCCCGTCTTCGGCAATTAATGTAGTAGCAGGACTATCACGTGTTAGTATGGCTCAGTTTATGCTTGCTGTATTAGCCGGTAAAATGGTGATGATATTTATGATGAGCTTTATTGGGGCCGATTTTGTTTCATTTGTGAAACAGCCTCTAAAAGCAGTACTTGTTTTAGTCATCATTTTTGTTCTATGGCTTGTTGGAAAACAAATTGAACGAAGATTAAATGAAAAATCTAAAGTGAAACAGTATGACAAATAG
- the fabG gene encoding 3-oxoacyl-ACP reductase FabG, which yields MRLKDKVAIITGAANGLGFEASRIFAQEGAKVAMVDYDAKTGEERAAQLKEEGGDVAFFQVNVADRDSVDAMVEEVVKHYSKIDILINNAGITRDGMLTKLSVENFQAVINVNLTGVFHCTQAVVPHMIAQGKGKIISTSSVSGVYGNVGQTNYAATKAGVVGMTKTWAKELGRKGINVNAVAPGFIETDMVKAMPDKIIDQMKSTIPLQRLGQPSDIGYAYLYLASDESNYINGTTLHVDGGIMM from the coding sequence ATGAGATTAAAAGATAAAGTGGCAATTATTACGGGTGCAGCAAATGGATTAGGGTTCGAAGCTTCTCGAATATTCGCACAAGAGGGTGCAAAGGTCGCTATGGTTGACTACGATGCAAAAACTGGAGAAGAACGAGCAGCTCAGCTAAAAGAAGAAGGCGGAGATGTAGCATTTTTTCAAGTGAACGTAGCGGATCGAGACAGTGTAGATGCAATGGTAGAAGAAGTAGTGAAACACTACTCTAAAATAGATATTTTAATTAACAATGCAGGTATCACCAGAGATGGAATGCTAACCAAATTATCAGTTGAAAATTTTCAAGCAGTAATCAACGTAAACCTTACAGGCGTTTTTCACTGTACACAAGCAGTGGTACCGCATATGATTGCTCAAGGTAAAGGGAAAATTATTAGCACATCTTCGGTATCTGGCGTATATGGAAATGTTGGTCAAACAAACTATGCGGCGACAAAGGCAGGCGTAGTAGGAATGACAAAAACATGGGCTAAAGAGCTTGGACGAAAAGGGATTAATGTAAACGCTGTAGCTCCCGGGTTTATTGAGACAGATATGGTGAAGGCGATGCCAGACAAAATCATTGATCAAATGAAATCCACTATTCCTTTACAAAGATTAGGTCAGCCTTCTGACATTGGTTATGCTTATCTGTATTTAGCATCTGATGAGTCCAACTATATTAACGGTACAACACTTCATGTAGATGGTGGAATCATGATGTAA
- the addB gene encoding helicase-exonuclease AddAB subunit AddB, with protein MGLQFLLGRSGSGKTEYLLNSMRQELLNAPLGHPLIYIVPEQMTFQSEYALVQTPGLEGMMRAQVYSFTRLAWRILQEVGGISRYHVDQTGIHMMLKKIIEHQKEELRLFANSSEQAGFIEELEKMVKEFKQYTVDAPSLEEMKKKLQAEDEKVLADKLHDLHLIYGELEKQLMTKYVDGEDYLKLLSEKVASSAYLTQATIYVDGFHHYTPQELTVLVELMKVCREVKIAVTSDYSYQDFIPNDLHLFRLTSETYQELMGLAAENGIEIQEPIVFNEQKRHQNSPELAYLERYYDERPTPEFQSEPENIQLLPAVSRRAEVEGIAREVLSLVRDRGYRYRDIALIVRNAEDYHDLLQTIFQDYEIPYFIDQKRAMFHHPLVEFIRSVLEVVSGSWRYETIFRAVKTDLLFPLSSDVHQLREEMDELENYVLAYGIQGSKWTSKEPFTYRKYRSLEDMNLGKTDEELAFEQKINELKNMIVPPIYSLQQKLKQGKIGKEKAEALYRFLTNLDIPQKIEALRNRCEEEGKLQEAREHEQVWKAILHLFDQFVEMMGEEKVSISLFADLFETGLDSMQFALVPPALDQVVVASFERSRLSDIKASFVLGVNDGVIPAKPKSDGLLSEKEREQLLESGLLLAPTGKQKLFDEQFLIYLALSSSSEKLYVSYPLANEEGKTLLPSLVINRVKELFPLLQEKLLMTEPTDLEEEKQVDYITNPLTSIAHLASQLQGWKRHYPMSSTWWDVYNFYVENPDWNSYSGKVLSSLFYKNEAKRLTKKTSQRLYGKHIQASVSRMEKFEACPYAHFASHGLKLKERKVFKLAAPDIGELFHAALKMISDELRGGQKEWKNLTRKDCQQLSTAAVHELAPRLQNEILLSSNRHHYLTHKLQQIIERASLVLSEHAKMSGFVPVGLELGFGPSAELPSMQFTLPNGHTMELVGRIDRVDKAESSKGLLLRIVDYKSSDKALNLVEVYYGLSLQILAYLDIVVTYAEQLLHDNRGALPAGVLYFHVHNPMINSTKALQPDQIEAEIFKKFKMKGLLLGDEEAVRLMDETLESGHSQVISAGIKKTGGFYSNSSVASEEDFTHLRQYVRGKFVEAGTEITNGKIDISPYKLKDKTPCAFCEYRSICQFDESMENNEYRQLSTESQSVILDKIREEAKRDE; from the coding sequence GTGGGGCTACAGTTTTTATTAGGACGTTCAGGAAGCGGGAAAACGGAATATCTTTTAAATAGCATGCGCCAAGAGCTGTTAAATGCTCCGCTTGGGCATCCACTTATTTATATTGTACCTGAACAGATGACATTTCAGTCGGAGTATGCGCTTGTTCAAACACCTGGGTTAGAAGGCATGATGCGTGCTCAAGTTTATAGTTTTACACGTCTTGCATGGCGTATCCTGCAAGAAGTGGGAGGTATTAGCCGCTATCATGTGGATCAAACAGGTATTCATATGATGCTTAAAAAAATTATCGAACATCAAAAAGAAGAGCTTCGACTGTTTGCGAATTCTTCAGAACAAGCAGGGTTTATTGAAGAACTAGAAAAAATGGTTAAAGAATTTAAACAGTACACAGTAGATGCCCCGTCTCTCGAAGAGATGAAGAAAAAGCTTCAAGCAGAAGATGAGAAAGTTCTTGCTGATAAATTACATGATTTACATCTCATTTACGGAGAATTAGAAAAACAGCTGATGACGAAATATGTAGATGGGGAAGATTATTTGAAGCTGCTGAGTGAAAAAGTAGCGTCTTCTGCCTACCTTACTCAAGCAACAATTTATGTGGATGGATTTCATCACTATACTCCTCAAGAATTAACCGTATTAGTAGAGCTGATGAAAGTTTGTAGAGAAGTAAAAATAGCGGTGACTTCTGATTATTCATATCAAGATTTTATTCCAAATGACTTGCACTTGTTTCGATTAACGAGCGAAACGTACCAAGAACTAATGGGCCTTGCGGCTGAAAACGGGATAGAGATTCAAGAGCCAATCGTATTTAACGAACAAAAAAGACATCAAAACAGTCCAGAGCTTGCCTATTTAGAACGATATTATGATGAACGGCCAACGCCGGAATTTCAGTCAGAGCCCGAGAACATTCAGCTTCTGCCGGCTGTTAGCCGAAGAGCAGAAGTTGAAGGGATTGCAAGAGAAGTGCTTTCACTTGTGCGCGATCGCGGCTATCGCTATCGTGATATTGCCTTGATTGTTAGAAATGCAGAAGACTACCATGACTTGCTTCAAACCATTTTTCAAGATTATGAAATTCCGTACTTTATTGACCAAAAGCGAGCGATGTTTCACCATCCACTCGTTGAATTTATTCGCTCAGTCTTAGAAGTGGTAAGCGGGTCATGGCGATATGAAACCATCTTTCGAGCAGTGAAAACAGATCTTTTATTTCCTTTGTCATCTGATGTGCACCAGCTTCGCGAAGAGATGGATGAATTAGAAAACTATGTACTTGCTTACGGTATTCAAGGATCTAAGTGGACGAGCAAGGAACCATTTACCTACAGAAAATATCGTTCACTTGAAGACATGAACCTTGGGAAAACGGACGAAGAGCTTGCTTTTGAGCAAAAAATAAATGAATTAAAAAATATGATTGTTCCTCCTATTTATTCGCTTCAGCAAAAATTAAAACAAGGGAAAATAGGAAAAGAAAAAGCAGAAGCGCTCTATCGTTTTTTAACGAATTTAGATATTCCACAAAAGATAGAAGCGCTGCGCAATCGATGTGAAGAAGAAGGAAAGCTTCAGGAAGCCAGAGAGCACGAGCAGGTATGGAAAGCAATTCTTCACTTATTTGATCAGTTTGTTGAAATGATGGGAGAAGAGAAAGTATCGATTTCTTTGTTCGCAGATCTATTTGAGACAGGGCTTGACAGCATGCAGTTTGCACTTGTTCCGCCTGCACTGGATCAAGTGGTTGTGGCAAGTTTTGAGCGTTCGCGTTTATCCGATATCAAAGCAAGCTTTGTGTTAGGTGTAAATGACGGTGTGATTCCAGCTAAACCAAAAAGCGATGGCCTGTTATCTGAGAAGGAGAGAGAGCAGCTGCTTGAATCAGGTTTATTACTTGCGCCAACCGGAAAACAAAAGCTGTTTGACGAACAATTTCTCATTTATTTAGCACTTTCCAGCTCTTCGGAAAAACTTTATGTTTCGTATCCTCTTGCCAATGAGGAAGGGAAGACCCTGCTGCCTTCACTCGTTATTAATCGAGTAAAAGAGCTATTTCCGCTCCTGCAGGAAAAGCTGTTAATGACGGAACCTACAGATTTAGAAGAAGAAAAGCAAGTTGATTATATCACAAATCCTTTAACGAGCATCGCGCATTTAGCCAGCCAGCTGCAAGGATGGAAACGCCATTATCCGATGAGTTCCACTTGGTGGGATGTGTATAATTTTTATGTGGAAAATCCAGATTGGAACTCATACAGTGGGAAAGTACTAAGCAGCTTATTTTATAAAAATGAAGCAAAACGGTTAACAAAGAAAACGAGTCAGCGTCTGTATGGAAAGCATATTCAAGCAAGCGTATCAAGAATGGAAAAATTTGAAGCCTGTCCATATGCGCATTTTGCTTCTCACGGGCTCAAGCTTAAAGAACGAAAAGTTTTCAAATTGGCGGCTCCTGACATAGGCGAGTTATTTCACGCGGCGTTGAAAATGATTTCAGACGAACTTCGCGGCGGTCAAAAAGAATGGAAGAACTTAACGAGAAAAGACTGTCAGCAGCTTTCTACGGCTGCAGTGCATGAACTTGCTCCGCGCTTGCAAAATGAGATTTTATTGAGCTCGAATCGCCACCACTATTTAACACATAAGCTGCAGCAAATTATTGAACGTGCGTCGCTTGTGTTAAGTGAGCACGCTAAGATGAGCGGCTTTGTTCCTGTTGGATTGGAGCTTGGATTTGGACCTAGTGCAGAGCTGCCTTCTATGCAGTTCACACTGCCAAATGGCCATACGATGGAACTCGTTGGACGAATTGACAGGGTAGATAAAGCGGAAAGCTCAAAAGGACTTTTACTGCGTATTGTCGACTATAAATCAAGCGATAAAGCATTAAACCTAGTGGAAGTGTACTACGGTTTATCTCTTCAAATTTTAGCTTACTTAGACATAGTTGTGACGTATGCTGAACAGCTTCTTCATGATAATAGAGGAGCATTGCCTGCTGGCGTTCTTTATTTCCACGTTCATAATCCAATGATCAACAGTACTAAAGCATTACAGCCTGATCAAATTGAAGCTGAAATCTTTAAGAAGTTTAAAATGAAAGGACTGCTTTTAGGAGACGAGGAAGCAGTAAGGTTAATGGACGAAACGTTAGAATCAGGACACTCACAGGTTATATCAGCTGGCATTAAAAAGACAGGGGGCTTTTATTCCAATTCTTCGGTTGCGAGCGAAGAAGATTTTACACATCTCCGTCAGTATGTGCGAGGTAAATTTGTGGAGGCAGGTACAGAGATTACAAATGGGAAAATTGATATTTCGCCTTATAAACTAAAAGATAAAACACCATGTGCGTTTTGTGAATACCGCTCAATTTGTCAGTTCGATGAATCAATGGAAAACAACGAATATCGTCAGCTTAGTACAGAGAGTCAAAGTGTTATTTTAGATAAAATTCGAGAGGAGGCCAAACGAGATGAGTGA
- the addA gene encoding helicase-exonuclease AddAB subunit AddA, with translation MSEDIHVKPADSQWTDDQWNAIVSSGQDILVAAAAGSGKTAVLVERIIKKITMGDEPIDVDRLLVATFTNASAAEMRNRIGEALEKELKKNPSSLHLRRQLNLLNRASISTLHSFCLEVIRTYYYLIDVDPGFRIADDTEADLLREEVLEELFEEQYSIEQNERFFDLIDRYTSDRNDLDIQLMVRKLYDFARSNPDPNGWLEMIVSQYDVTEESSIDSLPFLSFLLQEVTTQLMGIESILKQGLELTKLPGGPAPRAVNAEEDLAQIHRLISASKHSFADLHEEMQNLNFTRLKPCKGEAYDSQLLDDFGELRKKAKTSLEKLHADLFSRPLHGYMADFEKMKPVIETLIFLVQRFGERYENMKKEKGLVDFSDLEHYCLQILSVKEDGVLKPSSIAQKYRTQFEEVLVDEYQDTNMVQETLIKLVTRDSEEQGNLFMVGDVKQSIYRFRLAEPFLFLTKYKRFTQDGRQFGKRIDLNKNFRSRSQVLDATNFIFNQLMDEEVGEIAYDDDASLKLGASYPKVEGMETELLLIAKENAEEGGEEESDSSLVAFSEAELETAQLEARAMARKIKELVQNRFQIYDRKLDIMRNVTYRDFVILLRSMPWAAQIMDEFKQEGVPIYADLSTGYFDATEVMIMMSLLKVVDNPHQDIPLASVLRSPVVGLSDEELATLRAEQKKGTYYDALKTYLAVSDDEELRDKVKYFYEQLKAWRTQARQSSLSELVWQIYRDTGFFEFVGGLPGGKQRQANLRALYDRARQYEATSFRGLFRFLRFIERMQDRGNDLGAARALGEQEDVVRLMTIHSSKGLEFPVVFVAGLARQFNLMDLNKAYLLDKELGFGSKYIDPKLRITYPTLLQQTMKKKMKKESMAEEMRVLYVALTRAKEKLILVGTVKDATEKLRQWSSVMAHEDWTLPAHVRRDAKCYLDWIGPSLIRHQNVSHMVEGEVQPAEMIHQHASRWKLSTLLAGDLAEQPLEEQQHHEELLNALQKHELVSESSDYKDEVYRRLNWSYDYRVASVHRSKQSVSELKRQQQLTDAGGSDDLVRGSKAPLENRPLFLQEKSLTGAERGTATHAVMQQLPLNKAYTLEMVQDFIQSMVTKELLTQEQADAVDANDVADFLDSDIAQGIRTARTVYREMPFSLGVSAKEIYDHWEQEDETILVQGIIDCLYETEEGLVLLDFKTDNISDRFQGDFERAKPFLIDRYRIQLELYAKAIERIVKQPVQHRYLYFLDGGYAVEI, from the coding sequence ATGAGTGAAGATATACACGTAAAACCGGCCGACTCCCAGTGGACGGATGATCAGTGGAACGCCATTGTTTCATCCGGTCAAGATATATTAGTAGCCGCGGCGGCTGGCTCAGGAAAAACAGCGGTTTTAGTTGAACGTATTATTAAAAAGATTACGATGGGTGATGAGCCAATCGATGTTGATAGATTACTCGTTGCTACGTTCACAAATGCTTCTGCAGCCGAAATGAGAAATCGAATTGGAGAAGCATTGGAAAAAGAGTTAAAAAAGAATCCATCTTCTTTGCACTTGCGCAGACAGCTTAATTTATTAAACCGTGCGTCGATTTCTACGCTCCATTCTTTTTGTTTAGAAGTCATTCGAACGTATTATTATTTGATCGATGTAGACCCTGGTTTTCGGATTGCAGATGATACGGAAGCGGATCTTCTGCGTGAAGAAGTATTAGAAGAATTGTTTGAAGAACAGTACAGTATTGAACAGAACGAGCGATTCTTTGATTTAATTGATCGTTATACAAGTGACAGAAATGACTTAGATATTCAGCTTATGGTAAGAAAGCTGTATGACTTTGCAAGATCTAACCCTGACCCAAACGGCTGGCTTGAAATGATCGTGAGTCAATATGATGTGACAGAAGAATCTTCTATTGATTCACTTCCGTTTCTATCTTTTCTTTTACAAGAAGTAACAACGCAGCTGATGGGCATTGAGTCGATTTTAAAACAGGGCTTAGAGTTAACAAAGCTGCCAGGAGGGCCTGCTCCTCGCGCCGTTAATGCAGAGGAAGACCTGGCTCAAATTCATCGGCTGATCAGCGCTTCTAAGCATTCTTTTGCTGATTTGCATGAGGAAATGCAGAATTTGAATTTTACTCGTTTAAAGCCATGTAAAGGAGAAGCATACGACTCGCAGCTTTTAGATGATTTCGGAGAGCTTCGCAAAAAAGCTAAAACAAGTCTTGAAAAACTTCATGCTGATTTGTTTTCTAGGCCTTTGCACGGCTACATGGCTGATTTTGAGAAAATGAAACCCGTTATTGAAACGCTAATCTTTTTAGTTCAGCGCTTCGGTGAACGATATGAAAATATGAAAAAAGAGAAAGGGTTAGTGGACTTTTCTGATTTAGAACATTATTGCCTGCAAATCTTGAGTGTAAAAGAAGATGGAGTGCTTAAGCCTTCGTCCATTGCCCAAAAATATCGTACTCAGTTTGAAGAGGTGCTTGTTGACGAATATCAAGATACAAATATGGTTCAAGAAACACTGATTAAATTAGTGACGAGAGATAGTGAAGAACAAGGGAATTTATTTATGGTTGGAGATGTAAAACAATCCATTTACCGCTTTCGTTTAGCGGAGCCATTTTTGTTTTTAACAAAGTACAAGCGCTTTACACAAGATGGTCGCCAGTTCGGAAAACGTATCGATTTGAATAAAAACTTCCGTAGTCGTTCTCAAGTGCTTGATGCTACAAACTTCATTTTTAATCAGCTGATGGATGAAGAAGTAGGAGAAATTGCATATGACGATGATGCTTCTTTAAAATTAGGAGCATCGTATCCAAAAGTGGAAGGAATGGAAACGGAGCTTCTGCTCATTGCAAAAGAAAATGCAGAAGAAGGAGGGGAAGAAGAATCGGATTCTTCTCTCGTGGCTTTTTCAGAAGCAGAGCTTGAAACGGCTCAGTTAGAGGCAAGAGCAATGGCGCGTAAAATTAAAGAACTCGTTCAAAACCGCTTTCAAATATATGATCGCAAGCTCGATATCATGAGAAATGTGACGTATCGTGACTTTGTTATTTTGCTTCGTTCCATGCCTTGGGCTGCGCAGATTATGGATGAATTTAAGCAAGAAGGCGTGCCCATTTATGCCGATTTATCAACAGGTTATTTTGATGCTACTGAAGTGATGATTATGATGTCTTTATTAAAAGTAGTAGATAACCCACATCAAGACATTCCGTTAGCTTCTGTTCTTCGCTCACCGGTAGTAGGGCTTTCAGATGAAGAGTTAGCTACACTGAGAGCAGAGCAAAAGAAAGGAACGTATTACGATGCGTTAAAAACGTACTTAGCGGTTTCAGATGATGAAGAACTTCGCGATAAAGTAAAGTATTTCTATGAGCAGTTAAAAGCATGGAGAACACAAGCTAGACAAAGCTCTTTGTCAGAACTGGTATGGCAAATTTACCGCGATACGGGTTTCTTTGAATTTGTTGGCGGACTTCCTGGCGGGAAACAGCGTCAAGCCAATTTACGTGCTCTTTACGATCGCGCTCGCCAGTACGAGGCAACTTCATTTAGAGGTCTGTTTCGATTTTTACGCTTTATTGAACGCATGCAGGACCGAGGGAACGATTTAGGAGCTGCTCGAGCACTGGGAGAACAAGAAGATGTGGTGCGTTTGATGACGATCCACAGCAGTAAAGGTCTTGAGTTTCCTGTTGTTTTTGTAGCTGGTCTTGCTCGTCAGTTTAACTTAATGGACTTGAATAAAGCATATTTACTCGATAAAGAACTAGGTTTTGGATCTAAATATATTGATCCAAAACTGCGTATTACGTACCCTACTCTTCTTCAGCAGACCATGAAGAAAAAAATGAAAAAAGAAAGCATGGCAGAGGAAATGCGGGTATTATACGTAGCTTTGACGCGTGCGAAAGAAAAACTTATTTTAGTTGGAACAGTAAAAGATGCAACAGAAAAGCTCAGACAATGGAGCTCCGTTATGGCACATGAAGATTGGACGCTTCCAGCTCACGTGAGAAGAGATGCAAAATGTTATTTAGACTGGATTGGACCTTCTTTAATTCGTCACCAAAATGTTAGTCATATGGTTGAAGGAGAGGTCCAGCCGGCTGAGATGATTCATCAGCATGCTTCAAGATGGAAACTTTCAACGTTATTAGCAGGTGATTTAGCCGAACAGCCTCTTGAAGAGCAGCAGCATCATGAAGAGCTTTTAAACGCTCTTCAAAAGCATGAGCTAGTTTCAGAATCGAGCGATTATAAAGACGAAGTGTATAGACGCTTAAATTGGTCTTATGATTATCGTGTAGCTTCCGTTCATCGTTCGAAGCAATCTGTTTCTGAACTAAAAAGGCAGCAGCAGCTGACGGACGCAGGTGGAAGCGACGATCTCGTTCGGGGATCTAAAGCACCTCTTGAAAATCGTCCGCTGTTTCTTCAAGAGAAATCTCTGACAGGAGCTGAAAGAGGAACAGCTACACATGCCGTTATGCAGCAGCTTCCATTAAATAAAGCTTATACCCTTGAAATGGTTCAAGACTTTATTCAATCAATGGTTACCAAAGAATTATTGACGCAAGAACAAGCGGATGCTGTTGATGCAAATGATGTAGCAGACTTTTTAGACAGTGACATTGCACAAGGTATTCGAACGGCTCGCACGGTTTATAGAGAGATGCCTTTTAGTTTAGGTGTCTCCGCTAAAGAAATCTATGATCATTGGGAGCAGGAAGACGAAACAATTTTAGTGCAAGGTATTATTGATTGTTTGTATGAAACGGAAGAAGGCCTCGTTTTACTTGATTTTAAAACCGATAACATTTCAGATCGTTTTCAAGGGGATTTTGAACGAGCAAAACCATTTCTAATTGACAGATACCGCATTCAGTTAGAGCTTTACGCAAAGGCCATTGAGCGGATTGTAAAACAACCTGTGCAGCATCGCTATCTGTACTTTTTAGATGGTGGATATGCTGTTGAAATATAA